CATCAAACAGCGACGGCCGGAAATGCATCTGGAACGCCGCAATCACGTGCCGTGTGGCCACATCCAGCTCGCCGGTCTGGGGTGTCTGATAGCCCAGATGAGCCAGCTCCTGCTGGAACCAGCTAATGCTCGGCAGCTCAGCGGCGTATTGCACCTGAAAGCGCGCCACGGCCTGTGCATCCGGCCACATACCCAGCCCTTCATCCGCTAGACGCTTCCAAGGGAACAATGGGCCCGGGTCCAGCTTGCGCAGCGGCGCGATATCGCTGTGGCCGATGATGTTCTTGGGATCGATGCCGTTGCGCTTGCTGATGTCCTTGAGCAACACCACCAGCGACTTCACCTGCGCTTCGGAATACGGATACCACAGCCGGCCGTTCGGTGTGTCCTTGTAGCCCGGGTTCACAATCTCGATACCAATGGAGCTGGAGTTGAGCCAGGTGCGGCCCATCCATTCGCTTTCCCCGGCATGCCACGCCCGCTGGCTCTCGTCTACGAGCTTATAGATGGTGGCGGAGCCATCGTCGCCGATCAGGTAATGGCTGCTGACCTGGCCGTGGGTCAATAGCGCCAGGGAGCGTTCGAGGCCGGTGGAGGTGTAGTGGACAACCACGAACTGCACGCGGTTGTCGTGGTTGACCGAGGGGTGGTTGGTGTCCAGGCGAGGGCCACTGGCGCAGCCCGCCAGAAAAAGGAACACAAAGGCGAAGTAAAAGGATTTCATGGCGGAAGACATTACACTGAAGACGATAATGCAACAGTGTAACGTACCGTTTGCGGCCCGGCGGTCAAATTACAAAATGGAACATCTTTTACGCCGCCTGCACCTGGTTGCGCCCCGCAGCCTTGGCCCGGTACAGCGCCGCATCGGCACGCTTGAGCGCCGCATCACTGCGCTCCCCCGGCTGGAACTGCGCGACGCCCATGGACACGGTGATCGTCACCGGCTCGCCCTTGAAGTGAAACGGGCACGCTTCAATCGCCGCCCGCAACGCGTCGCCCGCCGCCAGCGCATCCGACAGGCATGAGTCAGGCATCAGCAACACAAACTCCTCACCGCCAAAGCGCGCAATGAAATCGCTGGGACGCAGACGTTTGCGCAGCACATTGGCGATGATCTTCAGCACTTTGTCACCGGCCAGGTGGCCATAGCCATCATTGATGCGCTTGAAGTGGTCCAGGTCCAGCATGGCCAGCGACAGATGGTTGCCGTGTTGGTGCCAGAGATTGACCTCCTGATCGAGACGTTCGCTCCAGGCCGCACGGTTGGGCAGAGCGGTGAGCGGGTCGATGAGGGCTTTCTGGCGCTGCACCTCCAGGTGCTCGCGATAGCCCTGGGCTTCCTGCTCCATATTGGCGACCCGCTCGGCCAGCCCTTTGAGGCGCGCCGCCACTTCCTGCTCACGTTGGTCACGTTGTTGCTGGTGCTCGTCCATGGTGCCGAGCAAGCCTTCGAGGTGGCTTTCCAGTATGTGCTTGAGGCTCTCCAGGTCGGCGGCGTCCTGCACACTGCTTTGCAGGCCGTCGACCTGCTCGCGGATTTGCGTGTCCAGCTCCCGAGCGGCGGAACGGCTGTCGGCATGGCCGTCGCTGGCGACCTGCAAGTGCCCCTGGAAC
The genomic region above belongs to Pseudomonas poae and contains:
- a CDS encoding N-acetylmuramoyl-L-alanine amidase is translated as MKSFYFAFVFLFLAGCASGPRLDTNHPSVNHDNRVQFVVVHYTSTGLERSLALLTHGQVSSHYLIGDDGSATIYKLVDESQRAWHAGESEWMGRTWLNSSSIGIEIVNPGYKDTPNGRLWYPYSEAQVKSLVVLLKDISKRNGIDPKNIIGHSDIAPLRKLDPGPLFPWKRLADEGLGMWPDAQAVARFQVQYAAELPSISWFQQELAHLGYQTPQTGELDVATRHVIAAFQMHFRPSLFDGTPDAESAAILRTLNRR